The Mauremys mutica isolate MM-2020 ecotype Southern chromosome 1, ASM2049712v1, whole genome shotgun sequence genome has a segment encoding these proteins:
- the LOC123374792 gene encoding sphingomyelin phosphodiesterase-like has translation MAGAARLLLLALAWLVPLARLGPARPGAWGPAPLGEQLAAAGAQLGWRNLSCSACRVLFSAIDLGVQMQPNEARIERLAVSVCTELRLARREICQDAVRLFEKDVVSAWVRSVLRPAEICGLLVGARCGHWDILSDWNVTLPGTPKPPVVPPAPPPPGAPTARLLFLTDLHWDQAYAPGSDPACKDPLCCRGGRAQGPPHAGAGYWGEYSKCDLPLHTIENLLQHLARGPPFQLAYWTGDLPAHDVWQQSRADQLRALRTLSTLLRKHLAPLPVYPAVGNHEAAPVNGFPPPYVHGNQSSAWLYGAMAEAWEGWLPPEALETLRVGGFYTLRLRPGLRLVSLNMNFCSEANFWLLINATDPAGQLQWLVGVLQAAEGQQEKVHIIGHIPPAHCLRSWSWNYYRIVNRFEGTIAAQFFGHTHVDEFEMFYDEETLSRPVSVAFVAPSVTTYINLNPGYRVYQLDGDYPGSSHMVLDHETFILNLTEANAPGAEPRWQRLYRARQAYGLPSVFPADWDGLLRRFQADERLFQHFWFLFHKGHPPREPCREACKAALLCALRSGRSADPSLCRALRPRLPFAHVQALWRQRRLC, from the exons ATGGCCGGGGCcgcccggctgctgctgctggcgctggCCTGGCTGGTGCCGCTGGCTCggctcggcccggcccggcccggcgcgtggggcccggccccgctgggggagcagctggCGGCCGCGGGGGCGCAGCTCGGCTGGAGGAACCTGAGCTGCTCCGCCTGCCGCGTCCTCTTCTCCGCCATCGACCTGGGCGTGCAG ATGCAGCCGAACGAGGCCCGCATCGAGCGCCTGGCGGTGAGCGTGTGCACGGAGCTGCGGCTGGCGCGGCGGGAGATCTGCCAGGACGCCGTCCGGCTCTTTGAGAAGGACGTGGTGTCAGCCTGGGTGCGGTCGGTGCTGCGCCCGGCCGAGATCTGCGGGCTGCTGGTGGGCGCCCGCTGTGGGCACTGGGACATCCTCTCCGACTGGAACGTGACGCTGCCCGGCACGCCCAAGCCCCCGGTCGTGCCGCccgcgccccccccgcccggcgcccCCACCGCCCGCCTGCTCTTCCTCACCGACCTGCACTGGGACCAGGCCTACGCGCCGGGCAGCGACCCGGCCTGCAAGGACCCGCTGtgctgccggggggggcgggcgcagggcCCCCCCCACGCGGGCGCCGGCTACTGGGGCGAGTACAGCAAGTGCGACCTGCCGCTGCACACCATCGAGAACCTGCTGCAGCACCTGGCCCGCGGCCCCCCCTTCCAGCTGGCCTACTGGACGGGCGACCTGCCCGCCCACGACGTGTGGCAGCAGAGCCGCGCCGACCAGCTCCGGGCCCTGCGCACCCTCAGCACCCTGCTGCGCAAGCACCTGGCGCCCCTGCCCGTCTACCCGGCCGTGGGCAACCACGAGGCCGCGCCGGTCAACGGCTTCCCCCCGCCCTACGTCCACGGCAACCAGTCCTCGGCCTGGCTCTACGGTGCCATGGCTGAGGCCTGGGAGGGCTGGCTGCCCCCCGAGGCGCTGGAGACCCTCAG GGTCGGCGGGTTCTACACcctgcggctccggcccggcctgcGGCTCGTCTCCCTCAACATGAACTTCTGCTCCGAGGCCAATTTCTGGCTCCTGATCAACGCCACCGACCCGGCCGGgcagctgcagtggctggtgggCGTCCTGCAGGCTGCCGAGGGGCAGCAGGAGAAG GTGCACATCATCGggcacatcccccccgcccactgcctgaggagctggagctggaactATTACCGCATCGTTAACAG GTTCGAGGGCACCATCGCGGCGCAGTTCTTCGGGCACACGCACGTGGACGAGTTTGAGATGTTCTACGACGAGGAGACGCTCTCACGCCCCGTCTCCGTGGCCTTCGTGGCCCCCAGCGTCACCACCTACATCAACCTGAACCCCG GCTACCGCGTCTACCAGCTGGACGGCGACTACCCTGGCAGCTCCCACATGGTCCTGGATCACGAGACCTTCATCCTGAACCTGACGGAGGCCAACGCGCCGGGGGCTGAGCCACGCTGGCAGCGGCTGTACCGGGCCCGCCAGGCCTACGGGCTGCCCAGCGTCTTCCCGGCCGACTGGGACGGGCTCCTGCGGCGCTTCCAGGCCGACGAGCGGCTCTTCCAGCACTTCTGGTTCCTCTTCCACAAGGGCCACCCGCCCCGGGAGCCCTGCCGCGAGGCCTGCAAGGCGGCTCTGCTCTGCGCCCTGCGCTCCGGCCGCTCCGCCGACCCCAGCCTCTGCCGCGCCCTGCGCCCCCGCCTGCCCTTCGCCCACGTCCAGGCCCTGTGGCGCCAGCGGCGGCTGTGCtga